The Lactuca sativa cultivar Salinas chromosome 2, Lsat_Salinas_v11, whole genome shotgun sequence genome includes the window TATCATCTTTGATTTTAATCTCATCATAATGGTATCAATAATTGTATGTTCAAGATTCGTTATTAACATGTGTGTTTCTTTTAGAGTCACAACAAAAAGAAAAGTTAAATCGAAAAAAGTAACCATTCTTGTTACTCTTAAACCACAATCAAATACGTGGAGAATAACATCATTGACATGACATCATTCCCGCTTGAAATCGCTAGAACTTAAAACCAAAACTGTTCACAAAATCTTTatacaaaaatattttgaaatttgattttttttttttatctcagaTTCGATACCCTGAATAACAATTCAAAAGAATTTTGAATTGCTTAACAGAATTCAAATTTGAAAAAACAGAATGACAACTAGAACAAGATGAAAAAGAGAAAGCGTAAAATTAACTATTTCTAATTTCTGATACAACTGTTCAAACTCTTTATAGCTACAATACAAAGCCTCAAATATCACAACCATCCGCCGTTAAACTGGTTATCACGGAGGCGGAGCTTCGGACAATTGAGCTAATTAATACACAAAGATTACTCCAAATTTTTTGAAATTGTCATGGTAAATAATCACTTGAACAAGAGCTTGTATCATGTTGCCTACCTTTATGTTCCTCCTCCGACGAAATTTGTCCGCCGGAAACCGTCGGAAACTCGCCACACTTCCGGCACCTCGTGACCACCAGGATCTGTCTACAGGACGGACATGAGGAATGCGAACCGAGCCACATATCAATACATTCGACATGAAATCCATGTCCACACTGCGGTAAAACACGGATCTCAACTCCGTCGGTGTACTCCGCCAAACAGATAGCACAATCTCCGGAGGATAACTTCAGATCGTTTCCGCCATCGTAAACGAACTTCGGGAGCGCATCAATGATTTTCTTCTTAATTCCTTTATTCGGAGTCTGCTGGCTAGTATTCCTGCCGGCGTTGGAGGTGGATCCACGACGGAGCCAAGCGCAGCGAGCTACTGCGAAAAGGCCTAGAACACAAATCAGAGCGCAGAGGAGGGCGGCGAGGATAACAACGAAATCAGACTCAACGGCGACTGCCTCCGGCGGTTCAGCGACCATCGGATCGAAAGATGAAGATGAGTTAGCGATTGAAGACAGGAATCTGTAGGAACGAGTCATAATTCGTtcacaagaaaggaaagaaaaggaagTGGATAGAttttttgagaagacgaagatgGAAGTATTAAGTATATGTAGCTTTGTAACTGACAAAGGATTGTATCCGGTGTTTCTCACCTACAACAACACTCTCTTTTTCTTTAGATATTAATGCCATCAAATGAGCTGTTTTGGAGGTTTGGTTgctattttaaaaatatacaaaaataaaataaataaataaattatgttAAATATTTGGTTTtccaaaacattttatttttagacaaaactgcaaaaatggtccctatggtatgcattttttgggaGTCTTAGTCCAAACCctgactttttttgactttttggtccTTTTAGTCATGTTTGTACGTAAATTTTGTCCCTTGTAAAATTGAAATGACTGTAATGTCcttctgatatattttttatgttttttctatttaatttaaatgaaaaaggaaataaataattaatttgggctcacatctctctctctctctctctctctctctctctctctctctctcttcttcttcttcttcttcttcttcttcttcttcttcttcttatctcTCTAAACTCTCCTGAAAGattataacatatcacatatacatacacggacgacacacacatacatacatacacaactcAATAAGATGAAGAGGAGGACAAACTAGAGCCGTCTGCATCCTTTGTTCCCGCAATTCATTGGAGATGATTAAGGACGACAAGCTTGCAGAAACTAAATTACTTGTGAACCGAATCCGAGCTCGAAAACCTCAAAAATCTTAGATCTTACACAAAGCTTT containing:
- the LOC111915999 gene encoding RING-H2 finger protein ATL8; protein product: MTRSYRFLSSIANSSSSFDPMVAEPPEAVAVESDFVVILAALLCALICVLGLFAVARCAWLRRGSTSNAGRNTSQQTPNKGIKKKIIDALPKFVYDGGNDLKLSSGDCAICLAEYTDGVEIRVLPQCGHGFHVECIDMWLGSHSSCPSCRQILVVTRCRKCGEFPTVSGGQISSEEEHKGRQHDTSSCSSDYLP